In Candidatus Synechococcus calcipolaris G9, a genomic segment contains:
- the lgt gene encoding prolipoprotein diacylglyceryl transferase translates to MLAFEFTSPGPTLDLGLISLRWYGVLIASAVFIGIWLSQHLARHREIDPDVVADLAIWLVIGAIPAARLYYVAFQWDFYQQHPEQIIQIWRGGIAIHGAILGGLLAMSLYSYVRRLPFWQLADIIAPSLILGQAIGRWGNFFNSEAFGTPTDLPWKLLIPPGQRPPGFADVAYYHPTFLYESLWNLGVFGILMGLFWRSPLNRPGTIALVYAIAYSLGRFWIEGLRTDSLMLGPLRIAQGVSLLFIALGMWGLFRLYWLGKALPELPKASTN, encoded by the coding sequence ATGCTGGCATTTGAATTTACCTCGCCGGGGCCGACCCTAGACCTAGGTTTGATTAGTTTACGCTGGTATGGTGTCCTCATTGCCTCAGCGGTTTTCATTGGAATTTGGTTAAGTCAGCACCTTGCCCGCCACCGCGAGATTGACCCTGACGTTGTCGCAGACTTAGCAATTTGGTTGGTCATTGGTGCCATTCCCGCCGCCCGCCTCTACTATGTTGCCTTTCAGTGGGATTTTTATCAGCAGCATCCTGAGCAGATTATCCAAATTTGGAGGGGTGGGATTGCCATCCACGGGGCTATTTTGGGCGGTTTGTTGGCCATGTCCCTCTACAGCTATGTTCGTCGTCTACCCTTTTGGCAACTTGCCGATATTATTGCCCCATCTTTAATCCTGGGCCAGGCGATCGGTCGTTGGGGAAACTTTTTTAACTCAGAAGCCTTTGGTACACCCACGGATTTACCCTGGAAATTGCTCATTCCCCCAGGGCAGCGGCCTCCTGGTTTTGCCGATGTTGCCTACTATCACCCCACCTTTCTCTATGAATCCCTCTGGAATTTGGGCGTATTTGGGATTCTCATGGGACTGTTTTGGCGATCGCCCCTGAATCGGCCCGGAACCATTGCCCTAGTCTATGCAATTGCCTATAGCCTGGGTCGCTTTTGGATTGAGGGCCTACGCACCGATAGCCTCATGCTTGGGCCCCTACGCATTGCCCAGGGGGTGAGTTTACTGTTTATTGCCCTAGGGATGTGGGGACTCTTTCGTCTCTA